One segment of Scleropages formosus chromosome 23, fSclFor1.1, whole genome shotgun sequence DNA contains the following:
- the txnl4a gene encoding thioredoxin-like protein 4A, giving the protein MSYMLPHLHNGWQVDQAILSEEDRVLVIRFGHDWDPTCMKMDEVLYSIAEKVKNFAVIYLVDITEVPDFNKMYELYDPCTVMFFFRNKHIMIDLGTGNNNKINWTMEDKQEMIDIVETVYRGARKGRGLVVSPKDYSTKYRY; this is encoded by the exons ATGTCTTACATGCTCCCTCATCTGCACAATGGCTGGCAGGTGGACCAGGCCATTTTGTCCGAGGAGGACAGGGTTCTGGTGATCCGCTTCGGACACGACTGGGACCCGACATGCATGAAGATGGACGAAGTTCTGTACAGCATTGCTGAGAAG GTGAAAAACTTTGCTGTCATTTACCTAGTGGATATCACTGAGGTGCCTGACTTCAACAAGATGTATGAATTGTATGATCCTTGCACAGTCATGTTTTTCTTCAG GAACAAACACATCATGATTGATTTGGGCACAGGTAACAACAACAAGATCAACTGGACTATGGAGGATAAGCAGGAGATGATAGACATTGTGGAGACAGTTTACAGAGGTGCACGAAAAGGAAGAGGTTTAGTAGTCTCCCCCAAAGACTATTCAACAAAGTAcagatattga
- the hsbp1l1 gene encoding heat shock factor-binding protein 1-like protein 1 gives MSGGSSTAAQDLTHFMETTMQSLQSKFQAMSDQIVSRMDEMGTRIDDLEKNVAALMTQAGMEESQTSK, from the exons ATGTCGGGGGGCAGCTCCACAGCGGCTCAGGATTTAACACACTTT ATGGAAACCACAATGCAGAGCCTCCAGAGCAAGTTTCAAGCCATGTCTGACCAGATCGTCTCTAGAA TGGATGAAATGGGAACCCGCATTGATGACCTGGAGAAGAATGTTGCTGCACTCATGACACAGGCAGGCATGGAAGAATCACAAACTTCAAAATGA